From Camelus dromedarius isolate mCamDro1 chromosome X, mCamDro1.pat, whole genome shotgun sequence, one genomic window encodes:
- the LOC116150799 gene encoding coiled-coil-helix-coiled-coil-helix domain-containing protein 2-like: protein MAPPASGAPQMRAAPRPVSAPQPPAVAPPSAIGSPAAAPWQPGLLAQMAATAAGVAVGSVVCHTLGRTITGGLSGKSNAEPSRPDITYQESQGAQPTQQEQSGPCFFEVKQFLECTCILWHESHPEPG from the coding sequence ATGGCCCCTCCAGCCAGCGGGGCACCTCAGATGAGAGCTGCACCCAGGCCAGTGTCAGCACCTCAGCCGCCAGCAGTGGCTCCACCATCTGCTATTGGCTCCCCTGCTGCTGCACCCTGGCAGCCAGGTCTGTTGGCCCAGATGGCAGCCACTGCAGCTGGCGTGGCTGTGGGTTCTGTTGTCTGCCACACGCTAGGTCGTACCATCACTGGGGGCTTGAGTGGCAAGAGTAATGCTGAGCCCTCAAGGCCTGACATCACTTACCAGGAGTCTCAGGGAGCCCAGCCCACACAGCAGGAGCAGTCTGGCCCATGCTTCTTTGAGGTGAAACAGTTTTTGGAGTGTACTTGTATTTTATGGCATGAAAGTCACCCAGAACCAGGGTGA